Proteins encoded in a region of the Pseudomonas viciae genome:
- a CDS encoding tripartite tricarboxylate transporter permease has product MDTLNYLGQGFGVALTPYNLVTALTGTLIGTVVGLLPGLGPINGVALLIPIAFALGLPPESALILLAAVYLGCEYGGRISSILLNIPGEASTVMTTLDGYPMARQGLAGVALSLSAWSSFIGAFIATCGMVLFAPLLAKWAIAFGPAEYFVLMVFAIVCLGGMAGDRPLKTFIAALIGLFLSSVGIDANSGVYRFTGDNIHLTDGIQFVVLVLGLFSISEILLLLEKTHRGQEAVEATGRMMFNVKEAASVFWVNIRCGVLGFIMGVLPGAGATLASAVAYMTEKRIAGTSGTFGQGDKRGLAAPETAIGGAACGALVPMLTLGVPGSGTTAVMIGALSLYNITPGPLLFQQQPDIVWGLIASLFVANIMLVILNIPMIRIFTRILAVPNWALVPVIAIITGIGVYAVHATTFDLFLMIGIGIFGYILRKLDFPLSPVLLGFILGGLMEQNLRRALSISNGALEILWSSPITFGCWILTAIMLFMPLVRIWRRRAAQRRALANV; this is encoded by the coding sequence ATGGATACCCTGAATTATCTCGGCCAGGGTTTTGGCGTTGCACTGACCCCCTACAACCTCGTCACCGCACTGACCGGCACCCTGATCGGCACCGTGGTCGGCCTGCTGCCGGGCCTGGGCCCGATCAACGGCGTGGCGCTGCTGATCCCGATCGCCTTCGCGCTGGGGCTGCCGCCGGAATCGGCGCTAATCCTGTTGGCGGCGGTGTACCTGGGGTGCGAATACGGTGGACGTATCAGCTCGATCCTGCTCAACATCCCCGGTGAAGCCTCCACCGTAATGACCACCCTCGACGGCTACCCGATGGCGCGTCAGGGTCTGGCCGGGGTGGCGTTGTCGCTGTCAGCGTGGAGTTCGTTCATCGGCGCGTTCATCGCCACCTGCGGCATGGTGTTGTTCGCACCGCTGCTGGCCAAATGGGCGATTGCGTTCGGGCCGGCGGAATACTTCGTCCTGATGGTGTTCGCCATTGTCTGCCTCGGCGGCATGGCCGGCGACCGACCGCTCAAGACCTTCATCGCGGCGCTGATCGGCCTGTTCCTGTCCAGTGTCGGGATCGATGCCAACAGCGGCGTCTACCGCTTCACCGGTGACAACATCCACCTGACCGACGGAATTCAGTTCGTCGTGCTGGTGTTGGGCTTGTTCTCCATCAGTGAAATCCTGTTGCTGCTGGAGAAAACCCATCGCGGCCAGGAAGCGGTGGAAGCTACCGGGCGGATGATGTTCAACGTCAAGGAAGCGGCCTCGGTGTTCTGGGTGAACATCCGCTGCGGCGTGCTCGGTTTCATCATGGGCGTATTGCCTGGCGCGGGCGCGACCCTGGCCAGTGCCGTGGCCTACATGACTGAAAAACGCATCGCCGGCACCAGTGGCACGTTCGGCCAGGGCGACAAGCGCGGCCTCGCCGCTCCGGAAACCGCCATTGGTGGCGCGGCCTGCGGTGCGCTGGTACCGATGCTGACCCTCGGCGTGCCCGGCTCGGGCACCACGGCGGTGATGATCGGCGCCCTGTCGCTGTACAACATCACCCCCGGTCCCCTGCTGTTCCAGCAACAGCCGGATATCGTCTGGGGCCTGATCGCGTCGTTGTTCGTCGCCAACATCATGCTGGTGATCCTCAACATCCCGATGATCCGCATCTTCACCCGCATCCTGGCCGTGCCGAACTGGGCATTGGTCCCGGTCATCGCGATCATCACCGGGATCGGCGTCTACGCGGTGCATGCCACTACGTTCGACCTGTTCCTGATGATCGGCATCGGTATCTTCGGTTACATCCTGCGCAAGCTGGACTTCCCGTTGTCACCGGTCCTGCTGGGTTTCATCCTCGGCGGGCTGATGGAGCAAAACCTGCGTCGGGCGCTGTCGATTTCCAACGGTGCGCTGGAGATCCTCTGGTCGAGCCCGATCACCTTCGGTTGCTGGATCCTGACGGCGATCATGCTGTTCATGCCACTGGTGCGGATCTGGCGTCGGCGCGCGGCGCAACGTCGTGCCCTGGCCAATGTCTGA
- a CDS encoding tripartite tricarboxylate transporter TctB family protein encodes MLTIQRIFAAVLLLVCIGLALMAWPYQAAFSYEPVGPRAFPLLILGLMGLALLYMLFRPTPVVHSDDDPQLDRETLQKIGICVVLLLVFAGTFEPLGFIVASILIGVPMARLYGGRWVPSVVIISLMAIGLYLLFDKLMDVPLPLGLLDVLEN; translated from the coding sequence ATGCTCACCATCCAACGTATTTTTGCCGCGGTGCTGCTGCTGGTTTGTATCGGCCTGGCGCTGATGGCCTGGCCGTATCAGGCTGCCTTTTCCTATGAACCGGTCGGCCCGCGCGCCTTTCCATTATTGATCCTGGGACTGATGGGCCTGGCGCTGCTGTACATGCTGTTTCGCCCTACGCCCGTCGTGCACAGCGACGACGACCCGCAACTGGACCGCGAAACCCTGCAGAAGATCGGCATTTGCGTAGTGCTGTTGCTGGTCTTCGCCGGGACCTTCGAACCCCTGGGCTTCATCGTCGCCAGCATCCTGATCGGCGTGCCGATGGCCCGCCTGTACGGCGGCCGCTGGGTGCCGAGCGTGGTGATCATCAGCCTGATGGCCATCGGTCTCTACCTGTTGTTCGACAAGCTGATGGACGTGCCGCTGCCCCTGGGCCTGCTCGACGTCCTGGAGAATTGA
- a CDS encoding Bug family tripartite tricarboxylate transporter substrate binding protein, translating to MNLSLRKVALAAGCLMFAGQLLAEPKRPECIAPASPGGGFDLTCKLAQSALVNQKLLTKPMRVTYMPGGVGAVAYNAVVAQRPADAGTLVAWSSGSLLNLAQGKFGRFDESAVRWLAAVGTSYGAIAVKSDSPYKNLDDLVQALKKDPGSVVIGSGGTVGSQDWMQTALIAKAAGINPRDLRYVALEGGGEIATALLGGHIQVGSTDISDSMPHIQSGDMRLLAVFAEKRIDEPEMKDIPTAKEQGYDIVWPVVRGFYLGPKVSDEDYAWWKDAFDKLLASEEFAKLRDQRELFPFAMTGPELDTYVKKQVADYKVLAKEFGLIQ from the coding sequence ATGAACCTATCACTGCGTAAAGTAGCCTTGGCCGCCGGATGCCTGATGTTCGCCGGGCAGTTGCTCGCCGAACCGAAGCGCCCTGAATGCATCGCACCGGCCTCCCCTGGCGGCGGCTTCGACCTGACCTGCAAGCTGGCGCAAAGCGCACTGGTCAACCAAAAGCTGCTGACCAAGCCAATGCGCGTCACCTACATGCCGGGCGGTGTCGGCGCGGTGGCCTACAACGCAGTGGTCGCCCAGCGCCCGGCCGACGCCGGCACACTGGTGGCCTGGTCCAGCGGCTCGCTATTGAACCTGGCCCAGGGCAAGTTCGGTCGTTTTGACGAAAGCGCCGTGCGCTGGCTGGCAGCCGTTGGCACCAGTTATGGTGCTATCGCCGTGAAAAGCGACTCGCCCTACAAGAATCTCGACGATCTGGTCCAGGCCCTGAAGAAAGATCCAGGCTCGGTGGTGATCGGTTCGGGCGGCACCGTGGGCAGCCAGGACTGGATGCAGACCGCACTCATCGCCAAGGCCGCCGGCATCAACCCGCGCGACCTGCGTTACGTCGCCCTCGAAGGCGGCGGTGAAATTGCCACCGCGCTGCTGGGCGGCCACATCCAGGTGGGCAGTACCGATATCTCCGACTCCATGCCCCACATCCAGAGCGGTGACATGCGCCTGCTGGCCGTGTTTGCCGAGAAGCGCATCGACGAGCCGGAAATGAAAGACATTCCGACCGCCAAGGAACAAGGCTACGACATCGTCTGGCCGGTGGTTCGCGGCTTCTACCTCGGGCCAAAGGTCAGCGACGAAGACTATGCCTGGTGGAAAGACGCTTTCGACAAGCTGCTGGCTTCCGAAGAGTTCGCCAAGCTGCGTGACCAGCGCGAGCTGTTCCCGTTCGCCATGACCGGCCCGGAACTGGACACCTACGTGAAGAAGCAAGTGGCTGATTACAAGGTGCTGGCCAAAGAGTTCGGCCTGATCCAGTAA
- a CDS encoding response regulator — protein sequence MRVLLVEDHLQLAESVAQALKSTGLTVDVLHDGVAADLALSSEEYAVAILDVGLPRMDGFEVLARLRSRGKTLPVLMLTARSDVKDRVHGLNLGADDYLAKPFELTELEARVKALLRRSVLGGERQQRCGGLVYDLDTRRFTLDDELLTLTSREQAVLEALIARPGRVMSKEQVAAQVFGLDEEASPDAIEIYIHRLRKKLDGHAVAIVTFRGLGYLLENRDA from the coding sequence ATGCGTGTTCTGCTCGTCGAAGACCATCTGCAGCTCGCCGAAAGTGTAGCTCAGGCGCTCAAGAGCACCGGTTTGACCGTTGATGTGTTGCACGACGGGGTGGCGGCTGACCTGGCCTTGAGCAGTGAGGAGTACGCCGTGGCGATCCTCGATGTGGGGCTGCCGCGCATGGATGGCTTCGAGGTGCTGGCGCGTTTGCGGTCCCGGGGCAAGACCCTGCCGGTGTTGATGCTGACCGCGCGCAGTGACGTCAAGGACCGGGTCCATGGCCTGAACCTGGGAGCCGACGATTACTTGGCCAAGCCATTCGAGCTCACGGAGCTTGAAGCGCGGGTCAAGGCGTTACTGCGTCGCAGCGTCTTGGGGGGCGAGCGCCAGCAGCGCTGTGGTGGGCTGGTCTATGACCTGGATACCCGCCGTTTCACCCTCGACGACGAACTGCTGACCCTGACGTCACGTGAGCAGGCCGTGCTGGAGGCGTTGATCGCCCGGCCAGGGCGGGTGATGAGCAAGGAGCAGGTGGCGGCCCAGGTGTTCGGCCTGGACGAAGAAGCCAGCCCCGATGCCATCGAAATCTACATCCACCGCTTGCGCAAGAAGCTCGACGGCCATGCCGTGGCCATCGTGACGTTCCGCGGCCTGGGCTACCTGCTGGAAAACCGTGATGCATAA
- a CDS encoding sensor histidine kinase produces the protein MHKPDSLRWRLLRNLALLLVVLMLASGLSAYWNGREAADTAYDRTLLASARTIAAGLSQRDGSLSADVPYVALDTFAYDSAGRIYYQVNDINKKLISGYENLPGPPPGTPRTDDYPALARFYNASYQGQNVRVVSLLKAVSEPNMNGMAEIRVAETEEARVSMARSLMADTLLRLGMLAVGALLLVWFAVSAALRPLERLRTAVEERQPDDLRPLPLVEVQHELWPLVRALNHFTERLRGQFERQAQFIADAAHELRTPLAALKARLELGLRASEPATWRETLETAAQGTDRLTHLANQLLSLARVENGARAIAEGGAQLLDLSQLARELGMAMAPLAHARGVALALEADEPVWLRGEPTLLNELLSNLVDNALAHTPPGGNVILRVMAPAVLEVEDDGPGIPLHERDRVFERFYRRNQQVAGSGLGLAIVGEICRAHLAQITLHDGQESGLKVRVSFIAGSE, from the coding sequence ATGCATAAGCCCGACAGCCTGCGCTGGCGGCTGCTCAGGAACCTGGCGCTGTTGTTGGTGGTGCTGATGCTCGCCAGCGGCTTGAGCGCCTATTGGAACGGTCGCGAGGCTGCGGATACCGCCTACGATCGAACCCTGCTGGCCTCGGCCCGGACCATCGCCGCCGGCCTTTCGCAGCGCGACGGCAGCCTCAGCGCCGATGTGCCTTACGTGGCCCTGGACACGTTTGCCTATGACAGCGCCGGACGCATCTATTACCAGGTCAATGACATCAATAAGAAGCTGATTTCCGGCTACGAAAATCTTCCTGGCCCGCCGCCTGGCACGCCGCGCACGGACGATTACCCAGCCCTGGCACGCTTCTACAACGCCAGTTATCAGGGCCAGAACGTGCGGGTGGTGAGCCTGCTCAAGGCGGTGAGCGAGCCGAACATGAACGGCATGGCGGAAATTCGTGTGGCGGAAACTGAAGAGGCGCGGGTCAGCATGGCGCGCAGCCTCATGGCCGACACGCTGTTGCGCCTGGGCATGCTGGCCGTGGGCGCGCTGTTGCTGGTGTGGTTTGCGGTCAGTGCCGCGCTGCGCCCGCTGGAACGCCTGCGTACGGCGGTGGAGGAGCGCCAGCCGGACGATCTACGGCCATTGCCGCTGGTGGAAGTCCAGCATGAACTCTGGCCCCTGGTGCGCGCCCTCAACCATTTCACTGAGCGTTTGCGCGGGCAATTTGAGCGCCAGGCGCAATTCATTGCCGATGCCGCCCATGAACTGCGCACGCCCCTGGCTGCGCTCAAGGCGCGTCTTGAACTTGGCTTGCGCGCCAGTGAGCCGGCGACCTGGCGTGAGACCCTGGAAACCGCGGCACAGGGGACCGATCGGCTGACCCACCTGGCCAACCAGTTGCTGTCCCTGGCGCGCGTGGAAAACGGCGCCCGGGCCATCGCCGAGGGCGGCGCGCAACTGCTTGATCTCAGCCAACTGGCCCGTGAGCTGGGCATGGCCATGGCCCCGCTGGCCCATGCCCGAGGTGTGGCACTGGCTCTGGAGGCCGACGAGCCGGTATGGCTGCGGGGCGAGCCGACTTTGCTGAATGAGCTGTTGAGCAATCTGGTGGACAACGCCCTGGCCCATACACCGCCGGGTGGCAACGTGATCCTGCGGGTCATGGCGCCAGCGGTGCTGGAAGTCGAGGATGACGGGCCAGGCATCCCTCTGCATGAACGGGATCGGGTGTTCGAACGCTTTTACCGACGCAACCAGCAAGTGGCTGGTTCAGGCCTCGGGTTGGCGATCGTCGGTGAAATCTGCCGCGCCCACCTGGCGCAGATCACCTTGCATGATGGGCAGGAAAGTGGGTTGAAGGTGCGGGTGAGTTTTATCGCAGGTTCAGAGTGA